The Verrucomicrobiota bacterium DNA segment GGAGCGATCGGCTCATTGCGGGTCAGAGCGGCGGAACCGATTCTGTCGCTGGCGGGGGATTCTTCGAACCGCTTCATCATCCGGGCGCCCGGCCCTCTGGTGCTCCTTTCCGTTCCGCAGCCGGGGGTTCATCTGGAGAAAGGGAAGGATGCCTGCGTGTACGTCGATCTCTCAACGATGTATGTCTTCGCTGAGATCAGGAGCGGCGACCTGCCGTTTGTCAGGGCCGGGCTGGAGGCCATAGCCACTCTTCCGGCGTCCCCGGGTAAGCTGTGGCGAGGCAGCATCATGGAAGGTTCGGAGCAATTTGATGAGCGAATGCAGACGCTCAAGGTGAAGTTGGAATTCCAGAATGATCAGCCGGAAGTGTGGCAGGGAATGTTCGCCGACATCGAAATAGAGAGCCGGACCGCCCGCGTGTTGGCGATACCGGAAAGCGCGGTGATCACGGACGGTGAAGGCGCGGTGGTATTTGTCGAGCGTCCGGACGGCGTGTTTGAACCGAGAAAGATCGCAACCGGGCTGAGGGCGCAATCCCTGGTCGAGGTTACGCGAGGGCTGTCGAAGGGGGATCGCGTCGTAACGGCCGCAACGTTTCTGCTTGATTCTGAATCCCGGTTGCGGGCCCT contains these protein-coding regions:
- a CDS encoding efflux RND transporter periplasmic adaptor subunit, with product MLLFVVAGWWAAVLRRPRQGVQYYHCPMHPDYVATKPGTCPICGMELVSVGETPPLAARHEERVPVPIEPDQQRVLGLSVDDAKPVSLERTIHAAGRVSLAAPVRMPAPETGTVEEVYRNPGAIGSLRVRAAEPILSLAGDSSNRFIIRAPGPLVLLSVPQPGVHLEKGKDACVYVDLSTMYVFAEIRSGDLPFVRAGLEAIATLPASPGKLWRGSIMEGSEQFDERMQTLKVKLEFQNDQPEVWQGMFADIEIESRTARVLAIPESAVITDGEGAVVFVERPDGVFEPRKIATGLRAQSLVEVTRGLSKGDRVVTAATFLLDSESRLRALSPTGYGR